The following coding sequences are from one Gossypium hirsutum isolate 1008001.06 chromosome A12, Gossypium_hirsutum_v2.1, whole genome shotgun sequence window:
- the LOC107928042 gene encoding coatomer subunit alpha-1 isoform X1 produces MLTKFETKSNRVKGLSFHTKRPWILASLHSGVIQLWDYRMGTLIDRFDEHDGPVRGVHFHMSQPLFVSGGDDYKIKVWNYKLHRCLFTLLGHLDYIRTVQFHHEHPWIVSASDDQTIRIWNWQSRTCISVLTGHNHYVMCASFHPKEDLVVSASLDQTVRVWDIGSLKKKTASPADDILRLSHMNTDLFGGADVVVKYVLEGHDRGVNWATFHPTLPLIVSGADDRQVKLWRMNDTKAWEVDTLRGHVNNVSCVMFHAKQDIIVSNSEDKSIRVWDVTKRTGLQTFRREHDRFWILAVHPEMNILAAGHDSGMIVFKLERERPAFAVSGDSLFYAKDRFIRNFDFPTQREAQVIPIRRPGSTSLNQSPRTLSYSPTENAVLICSDVDGGSYELYVIPKDSFGRGDGSLEARKGVGSSAIFVARNRFAVLDKGNNQVLVKNLKNEVVKKSGLPVPTDAIFYAGTGSLLCRSEDRVVIFDLQQWLVLGDLQTPFVKYVAWSNDMESVALLSKHSIIITNKKLVHKCTLHETIRVKSGAWDENGVFIYTTLNHIKYCLPNGDSGIIRTLEIPIYITKVSGHTIFCLDRDGKNKSVVIDATEYIFKLSLLRKRYDHVMNMIRNSQLCGEAMIAYLQQKGFPEVALHFVKDEKTRFNLALESGNIQIAVASAKEIDDKDHWYRLGVEALRQGNAAIVEYAYQRTKNFERLSFLYLINGNLEKLSKMLKIAEVKNDAMGQFHNALYLGDIQERVKILENAGHLPLAYITASVHGLQDVAERLAAELGDDVPPLPVDKNPSLLIPPTPVMCGGDWPLLRVMKGIFDGGFDGGRGAVDEEEEGAEGDWGEDLDVVDGLRIGDVSAILEDGEVAEENEEGGWDLEDLELPAEVETPKVSGNGRSSIFVAPTPGMPVSQIWIQRSSLAAEHVAAGNFDTAMCLLSRQLGIRNFAPLKSMFLDLYTGSHSYLHALTSAPVVPLAVERGWSESAAPNVRCPPALVFNFSQLDDKLKAGYKATTAGKFTEALRLFLSILHTVPLIVVESGREVDEVKELIIIAKEYVLGLQMELKRREMKDNPVRQQELAAYFTHCNLQLPHLRLALLNAMTICYKAKNLATAGNFARRLLETNPTNENQAKTARQVLQAAERKMTDASQLNYDFRNPFVTCGATYVPIYRGQKDVSCPYCTARFVPSQDGQLCAVCDIAVVGADASGLLCSPSQIRNQIR; encoded by the exons atgttgaCCAAGTTTGAGACGAAGAGTAATAGAGTGAAGGGACTGAGTTTCCATACTAAGAGGCCTTGGATCTTAGCCAGTCTCCATAGTGGTGTTATCCAATTATGGGACTATCGAATGGGGACTCTGATTGATCGATTCGACGAACACGATGGCCCTGTTCGTGGCGTCCATTTCCACATGTCCCAGCCTTTGTTTGTCTCTGGAG GGGATGACTACAAGATAAAGGTCTGGAATTACAAGTTACATAGATGTCTCTTCACCCTTCTTGGACATCTGGATTACATTCGTACTGTGCAATTTCATCATGAGCATCCATGGATTGTGAGTGCCAGTGATGATCAGACTATTCGCATATGGAACTGGCAGTCACGAACTTGTATCTCTGTGTTGACTGGTCATAATCATTATGTTATGTGTGCCTCATTCCATCCTAAAGAAGACCTGGTTGTGTCAGCCTCCCTTGATCAGACTGTTCGAGTTTGGGATATTGGTTCCTTGAAAAAGAAGACGGCTTCTCCAGCAGATGATATCTTAAGGTTGAGTCATATGAACACAGATCTTTTTGGTGGTGCTGATGTAGTTGTTAAGTATGTGTTGGAAGGTCATGACCGAGGTGTGAATTGGGCTACATTTCATCCCACCTTACCTTTAATAGTCTCTGGAGCAGATGATCGCCAAGTTAAGTTGTGGCGTATGAATG ATACAAAGGCTTGGGAGGTGGATACCTTGAGAGGGCACGTAAATAACGTGTCATGTGTTATGTTCCATGCCAAACAAGACATCATTGTATCTAACTCTGAGGATAAAAGCATTCGTGTATGGGATGTAACAAAGCGAACTGGACTTCAAACTTTCCGTCGAGAACATGACAGATTCTGGATTCTTGCTGTTCATCCTGAGATGAATATTTTGGCAGCTGGACATGACAGTGGCATGATTGTATTTAAGCTAGAGAGAGAGCGTCCTGCTTTTGCAGTGAGTGGGGATTCTCTGTTTTATGCCAAGGATAGGTTTATAAGGAATTTTGACTTTCCAACTCAAAGAGAGGCACAGGTAATTCCAATTCGACGTCCTGGTTCCACAAGTCTGAATCAAAGTCCAAGAACTCTGTCTTATAGTCCTACAGAAAATGCTGTCCTTATCTGCTCAGATGTAGATGGAggatcatatgagttgtatgtgaTACCAAAAGACAGCTTTGGTAGGGGTGACGGTTCGCTGGAGGCAAGGAAAGGTGTTGGTAGTTCTGCTATATTTGTGGCACGGAACCGGTTTGCTGTGCTTGACAAAGGCAACAACCAAGTTCTTGTCAAGAATCTTAAAAATGAAGTGGTGAAAAAGAGTGGCCTCCCGGTACCTACGGATGCAATCTTTTATGCTGGAACAGGTAGCTTGTTGTGTAGGTCAGAGGATAGAGTAGTCATATTTGATCTCCAGCAATGGCTTGTCCTTGGTGACCTTCAAACCCCTTTTGTGAAATATGTTGCTTGGTCTAATGACATGGAAAGTGTTGCTTTGCTCAGCAAGCATTCCATTATCATTACTAACAAGAAGCTTGTGCATAAGTGCACTCTTCATGAGACAATACGTGTTAAAAGTGGAGCGTGGGATGAGAATGGTGTTTTTATTTACACCACCTTAAACCATATAAAATATTGCCTTCCCAATGGAGATAGTGGAATAATCCGTACGCTTGAGATTCCTATATACATAACTAAGGTTTCAGGCCATACTATATTTTGCCTGGATCGTGATGGGAAGAATAAGAGTGTCGTTATTGATGCTACAGAATACATTTTCAAGCTCTCTCTGCTTCGGAAGCGATATGATCATGTTATGAATATGATAAGAAACTCCCAGCTCTGTGGTGAGGCCATGATTGCTTATCTGCAACAGAAGGGGTTCCCTGAAGTGGCTCTCCATTTTGTCAAAGATGAGAAAACACGCTTTAATTTGGCTTTAGAGAGTGGGAACATTCAAATTGCTGTTGCATCAGCTAAGGAGATTGATGACAAAGATCATTGGTATAGGTTGGGTGTGGAGGCCCTTCGCCAAGGCAATGCTGCTATAGTGGAATATGCCTACCAGAGGACTAAGAACTTTGAGAGATTGTCTTTTCTTTATCTCATAAATGGTAACCTGGAAAAGCTATCCAAGATGCTGAAAATTGCAGAAGTTAAGAATGATGCTATGGGTCAGTTTCACAATGCTTTGTACCTTGGTGATATACAGGAACGGGTTAAGATCTTGGAGAATGCTGGTCACTTACCTCTTGCTTATATTACAGCATCTGTCCATGGTCTACAGGATGTTGCTGAAAGGTTAGCAGCTGAGTTGGGAGATGATGTCCCTCCTTTGCCAGTGGATAAAAATCCTTCCCTATTGATACCTCCAACCCCTGTTATGTGTGGTGGTGATTGGCCCCTTCTGAGAGTCATGAAAGGCATATTTGATGGTGGATTTGATGGTGGCAGGGGTGCTGTGGATGAAGAGGAGGAGGGTGCAGAAGGTGACTGGGGTGAAGATCTTGATGTGGTTGATGGCTTGCGGATTGGGGACGTTAGTGCCATTTTGGAGGATGGAGAAGTGGCCGAAGAAAATGAAGAGGGTGGATGGGACCTTGAAGATTTAGAACTCCCTGCTGAGGTAGAAACCCCTAAGGTTTCCGGCAATGGTCGTTCTTCTATTTTTGTGGCACCAACTCCTGGTATGCCTGTAAGTCAGATTTGGATTCAGAGGTCATCTCTTGCTGCTGAACATGTAGCAGCTGGCAATTTTGACACAGCAATGTGTTTGCTGAGCAGGCAACTCGGTATAAGGAACTTTGCTCCTTTGAAATCCATGTTTCTTGATCTTTACACTGGCAGTCATAGCTATCTTCATGCATTAACATCTGCTCCAGTGGTGCCCCTGGCAGTTGAGAGGGGATGGAGTGAGTCTGCTGCTCCTAATGTTAGGTGTCCACCAGCCCTTGTATTCAATTTTTCTCAGTTGGATGATAAGCTGAAGGCTGGGTACAAGGCCACAACGGCTGGAAAATTCACTGAGGCTCTTCGGCTCTTCCTCAGCATTCTTCATACGGTTCCATTGATTGTTGTGGAGTCAGGGAGGGAAGTTGATGAAGTCAAGGAGTTAATTATTATTGCCAAGGAGTATGTACTTGGTCTGCAGATGGAGCTGAAGCGAAGAGAGATGAAAGACAATCCAGTACGCCAGCAGGAGCTTGCTGCCTACTTCACCCACTGCAACCTTCAACTGCCTCACCTCAGACTTGCTCTGCTGAATGCAATGACCATCTGCTATAAGGCTAAGAACCTGGCTACAGCAGGTAACTTTGCCCGGCGACTATTAGAAACAAACCCCACAAATGAGAATCAAGCAAAGACAGCAAGACAAGTGCTCCAAGCCGCAGAGAGGAAGATGACAGATGCCTCTCAGCTGAACTATGACTTCAGAAACCCATTCGTGACTTGTGGGGCAACTTATGTGCCAATTTACCGGGGACAGAAGGATGTATCCTGCCCATATTGCACTGCTCGCTTCGTCCCTAGCCAGGATGGGCAATTGTGTGCTGTATGTGATATCGCTGTTGTCGGGGCAGATGCATCAGGACTGCTCTGTTCTCCTTCACAAATTCGCAATCAAATTCGATGA
- the LOC107928042 gene encoding coatomer subunit alpha-1 isoform X2: protein MEPIALLAEQGALNFLQSANIGDDYKIKVWNYKLHRCLFTLLGHLDYIRTVQFHHEHPWIVSASDDQTIRIWNWQSRTCISVLTGHNHYVMCASFHPKEDLVVSASLDQTVRVWDIGSLKKKTASPADDILRLSHMNTDLFGGADVVVKYVLEGHDRGVNWATFHPTLPLIVSGADDRQVKLWRMNDTKAWEVDTLRGHVNNVSCVMFHAKQDIIVSNSEDKSIRVWDVTKRTGLQTFRREHDRFWILAVHPEMNILAAGHDSGMIVFKLERERPAFAVSGDSLFYAKDRFIRNFDFPTQREAQVIPIRRPGSTSLNQSPRTLSYSPTENAVLICSDVDGGSYELYVIPKDSFGRGDGSLEARKGVGSSAIFVARNRFAVLDKGNNQVLVKNLKNEVVKKSGLPVPTDAIFYAGTGSLLCRSEDRVVIFDLQQWLVLGDLQTPFVKYVAWSNDMESVALLSKHSIIITNKKLVHKCTLHETIRVKSGAWDENGVFIYTTLNHIKYCLPNGDSGIIRTLEIPIYITKVSGHTIFCLDRDGKNKSVVIDATEYIFKLSLLRKRYDHVMNMIRNSQLCGEAMIAYLQQKGFPEVALHFVKDEKTRFNLALESGNIQIAVASAKEIDDKDHWYRLGVEALRQGNAAIVEYAYQRTKNFERLSFLYLINGNLEKLSKMLKIAEVKNDAMGQFHNALYLGDIQERVKILENAGHLPLAYITASVHGLQDVAERLAAELGDDVPPLPVDKNPSLLIPPTPVMCGGDWPLLRVMKGIFDGGFDGGRGAVDEEEEGAEGDWGEDLDVVDGLRIGDVSAILEDGEVAEENEEGGWDLEDLELPAEVETPKVSGNGRSSIFVAPTPGMPVSQIWIQRSSLAAEHVAAGNFDTAMCLLSRQLGIRNFAPLKSMFLDLYTGSHSYLHALTSAPVVPLAVERGWSESAAPNVRCPPALVFNFSQLDDKLKAGYKATTAGKFTEALRLFLSILHTVPLIVVESGREVDEVKELIIIAKEYVLGLQMELKRREMKDNPVRQQELAAYFTHCNLQLPHLRLALLNAMTICYKAKNLATAGNFARRLLETNPTNENQAKTARQVLQAAERKMTDASQLNYDFRNPFVTCGATYVPIYRGQKDVSCPYCTARFVPSQDGQLCAVCDIAVVGADASGLLCSPSQIRNQIR, encoded by the exons ATGGAACCAATAGCTCTGCTTGCTGAACAGGGTGCACTAAATTTTCTGCAGTCTGCCAACATAG GGGATGACTACAAGATAAAGGTCTGGAATTACAAGTTACATAGATGTCTCTTCACCCTTCTTGGACATCTGGATTACATTCGTACTGTGCAATTTCATCATGAGCATCCATGGATTGTGAGTGCCAGTGATGATCAGACTATTCGCATATGGAACTGGCAGTCACGAACTTGTATCTCTGTGTTGACTGGTCATAATCATTATGTTATGTGTGCCTCATTCCATCCTAAAGAAGACCTGGTTGTGTCAGCCTCCCTTGATCAGACTGTTCGAGTTTGGGATATTGGTTCCTTGAAAAAGAAGACGGCTTCTCCAGCAGATGATATCTTAAGGTTGAGTCATATGAACACAGATCTTTTTGGTGGTGCTGATGTAGTTGTTAAGTATGTGTTGGAAGGTCATGACCGAGGTGTGAATTGGGCTACATTTCATCCCACCTTACCTTTAATAGTCTCTGGAGCAGATGATCGCCAAGTTAAGTTGTGGCGTATGAATG ATACAAAGGCTTGGGAGGTGGATACCTTGAGAGGGCACGTAAATAACGTGTCATGTGTTATGTTCCATGCCAAACAAGACATCATTGTATCTAACTCTGAGGATAAAAGCATTCGTGTATGGGATGTAACAAAGCGAACTGGACTTCAAACTTTCCGTCGAGAACATGACAGATTCTGGATTCTTGCTGTTCATCCTGAGATGAATATTTTGGCAGCTGGACATGACAGTGGCATGATTGTATTTAAGCTAGAGAGAGAGCGTCCTGCTTTTGCAGTGAGTGGGGATTCTCTGTTTTATGCCAAGGATAGGTTTATAAGGAATTTTGACTTTCCAACTCAAAGAGAGGCACAGGTAATTCCAATTCGACGTCCTGGTTCCACAAGTCTGAATCAAAGTCCAAGAACTCTGTCTTATAGTCCTACAGAAAATGCTGTCCTTATCTGCTCAGATGTAGATGGAggatcatatgagttgtatgtgaTACCAAAAGACAGCTTTGGTAGGGGTGACGGTTCGCTGGAGGCAAGGAAAGGTGTTGGTAGTTCTGCTATATTTGTGGCACGGAACCGGTTTGCTGTGCTTGACAAAGGCAACAACCAAGTTCTTGTCAAGAATCTTAAAAATGAAGTGGTGAAAAAGAGTGGCCTCCCGGTACCTACGGATGCAATCTTTTATGCTGGAACAGGTAGCTTGTTGTGTAGGTCAGAGGATAGAGTAGTCATATTTGATCTCCAGCAATGGCTTGTCCTTGGTGACCTTCAAACCCCTTTTGTGAAATATGTTGCTTGGTCTAATGACATGGAAAGTGTTGCTTTGCTCAGCAAGCATTCCATTATCATTACTAACAAGAAGCTTGTGCATAAGTGCACTCTTCATGAGACAATACGTGTTAAAAGTGGAGCGTGGGATGAGAATGGTGTTTTTATTTACACCACCTTAAACCATATAAAATATTGCCTTCCCAATGGAGATAGTGGAATAATCCGTACGCTTGAGATTCCTATATACATAACTAAGGTTTCAGGCCATACTATATTTTGCCTGGATCGTGATGGGAAGAATAAGAGTGTCGTTATTGATGCTACAGAATACATTTTCAAGCTCTCTCTGCTTCGGAAGCGATATGATCATGTTATGAATATGATAAGAAACTCCCAGCTCTGTGGTGAGGCCATGATTGCTTATCTGCAACAGAAGGGGTTCCCTGAAGTGGCTCTCCATTTTGTCAAAGATGAGAAAACACGCTTTAATTTGGCTTTAGAGAGTGGGAACATTCAAATTGCTGTTGCATCAGCTAAGGAGATTGATGACAAAGATCATTGGTATAGGTTGGGTGTGGAGGCCCTTCGCCAAGGCAATGCTGCTATAGTGGAATATGCCTACCAGAGGACTAAGAACTTTGAGAGATTGTCTTTTCTTTATCTCATAAATGGTAACCTGGAAAAGCTATCCAAGATGCTGAAAATTGCAGAAGTTAAGAATGATGCTATGGGTCAGTTTCACAATGCTTTGTACCTTGGTGATATACAGGAACGGGTTAAGATCTTGGAGAATGCTGGTCACTTACCTCTTGCTTATATTACAGCATCTGTCCATGGTCTACAGGATGTTGCTGAAAGGTTAGCAGCTGAGTTGGGAGATGATGTCCCTCCTTTGCCAGTGGATAAAAATCCTTCCCTATTGATACCTCCAACCCCTGTTATGTGTGGTGGTGATTGGCCCCTTCTGAGAGTCATGAAAGGCATATTTGATGGTGGATTTGATGGTGGCAGGGGTGCTGTGGATGAAGAGGAGGAGGGTGCAGAAGGTGACTGGGGTGAAGATCTTGATGTGGTTGATGGCTTGCGGATTGGGGACGTTAGTGCCATTTTGGAGGATGGAGAAGTGGCCGAAGAAAATGAAGAGGGTGGATGGGACCTTGAAGATTTAGAACTCCCTGCTGAGGTAGAAACCCCTAAGGTTTCCGGCAATGGTCGTTCTTCTATTTTTGTGGCACCAACTCCTGGTATGCCTGTAAGTCAGATTTGGATTCAGAGGTCATCTCTTGCTGCTGAACATGTAGCAGCTGGCAATTTTGACACAGCAATGTGTTTGCTGAGCAGGCAACTCGGTATAAGGAACTTTGCTCCTTTGAAATCCATGTTTCTTGATCTTTACACTGGCAGTCATAGCTATCTTCATGCATTAACATCTGCTCCAGTGGTGCCCCTGGCAGTTGAGAGGGGATGGAGTGAGTCTGCTGCTCCTAATGTTAGGTGTCCACCAGCCCTTGTATTCAATTTTTCTCAGTTGGATGATAAGCTGAAGGCTGGGTACAAGGCCACAACGGCTGGAAAATTCACTGAGGCTCTTCGGCTCTTCCTCAGCATTCTTCATACGGTTCCATTGATTGTTGTGGAGTCAGGGAGGGAAGTTGATGAAGTCAAGGAGTTAATTATTATTGCCAAGGAGTATGTACTTGGTCTGCAGATGGAGCTGAAGCGAAGAGAGATGAAAGACAATCCAGTACGCCAGCAGGAGCTTGCTGCCTACTTCACCCACTGCAACCTTCAACTGCCTCACCTCAGACTTGCTCTGCTGAATGCAATGACCATCTGCTATAAGGCTAAGAACCTGGCTACAGCAGGTAACTTTGCCCGGCGACTATTAGAAACAAACCCCACAAATGAGAATCAAGCAAAGACAGCAAGACAAGTGCTCCAAGCCGCAGAGAGGAAGATGACAGATGCCTCTCAGCTGAACTATGACTTCAGAAACCCATTCGTGACTTGTGGGGCAACTTATGTGCCAATTTACCGGGGACAGAAGGATGTATCCTGCCCATATTGCACTGCTCGCTTCGTCCCTAGCCAGGATGGGCAATTGTGTGCTGTATGTGATATCGCTGTTGTCGGGGCAGATGCATCAGGACTGCTCTGTTCTCCTTCACAAATTCGCAATCAAATTCGATGA
- the LOC107920735 gene encoding uncharacterized protein: protein MQTNCEVDFFSTMENDPEMILLGKEDHLSYWEFVNSSDYDDDDDDDDDDDDSGDVISVSDDDSLSSPKDTLTPRLIQGYACDGDGEQEVDDGDDDLDDELVPRAFSGKLGMQRMRKLGKRVFAKMHTSKKSPFLYMKPGCVYGKHGLGFKHSF, encoded by the coding sequence ATGCAAACCAATTGTGAGGTTGACTTCTTTTCAACCATGGAAAATGACCCAGAAATGATTCTCTTGGGAAAAGAAGACCATCTTTCTTATTGGGAATTCGTGAACTCCTCtgattatgatgatgatgatgatgatgatgatgatgatgatgattctgGTGATGTTATCTCTGTCTCTGATGATGATTCCCTTTCCTCTCCAAAGGACACCCTCACCCCTCGCCTGATTCAAGGATATGCCTGTGATGGGGATGGTGAGCAGGAAGtggatgatggtgatgatgatttGGATGATGAGTTGGTGCCACGAGCATTCAGTGGGAAACTGGGAATGCAAAGGATGAGGAAATTAGGGAAGAGGGTCTTTGCCAAGATGCATACTTCCAAAAAGTCGCCCTTTTTGTATATGAAACCCGGGTGTGTTTATGGGAAGCATGGCCTTGGATTCAAGCATAGTTTCTAG